From a region of the Candidatus Omnitrophota bacterium genome:
- a CDS encoding 3-deoxy-D-manno-octulosonic acid transferase: MNRGENRQISSQRLRLWSAIGYAGLLLAAPFYGGRMLTSGKNRAGLRQRLTLYSAEERRRFSQGPYLWIHAVSVGELMAARPLLQRLKRDYPDRKIFVTTVTPTGQELAQKTPEVDESLYFPLDLYPLSRRLLSLVRPQCLIILETEIWPNAIRAAAEDGIPLFMVNARLSDRSYKNYLRARWLFEPVLSLFSAILAQSDVDAERFRSLHAPPGVVSAAGNLKFEAAAEMDPAERAQWRQRFGIRDDEIVWLGGSTFPGEEAALACVFSALCKEGFPLRLLIAPRHVERAAEIERELKEMGFSLIRRSQIGDSYSPSDPAPIILLDTIGELRRVYSAADIVFMGKSLCGKGGQNPLEPAAWGRPIFYGENMQNFRDVSALLLRAGAARCVKNEGELIEAGRALCESPQQREEMGRRAQEIVRSNRGALQRIMETLAPALDRAAGRSR; the protein is encoded by the coding sequence ATGAATCGCGGCGAGAATCGTCAAATTTCATCACAACGTTTGCGGCTGTGGAGCGCAATCGGCTACGCGGGACTGCTGCTGGCGGCGCCTTTTTATGGAGGGCGTATGTTGACGAGCGGCAAGAACCGCGCGGGTTTGCGCCAACGCCTGACGTTGTATTCCGCCGAGGAACGACGCCGGTTTTCGCAAGGGCCGTATTTATGGATTCATGCGGTTTCGGTGGGCGAATTGATGGCCGCGCGCCCCTTGCTGCAACGGCTGAAACGCGATTATCCCGATCGCAAGATTTTCGTAACCACCGTCACCCCAACGGGGCAGGAATTGGCGCAGAAAACGCCGGAAGTGGACGAGTCGCTCTATTTTCCCCTCGATCTTTATCCATTAAGCCGCCGCTTGCTTTCGCTGGTGCGCCCGCAATGCCTGATTATTTTGGAAACGGAGATTTGGCCCAACGCCATCCGCGCGGCGGCGGAAGATGGGATTCCGCTTTTTATGGTCAACGCCCGCCTCTCCGACCGCTCCTATAAAAATTATCTGCGCGCGCGTTGGCTTTTCGAGCCGGTGTTGTCGCTCTTTTCCGCCATACTCGCCCAGAGCGATGTGGATGCGGAGCGCTTTCGTTCGCTGCATGCGCCGCCCGGCGTTGTCTCGGCGGCGGGCAATCTCAAATTCGAGGCGGCCGCCGAAATGGACCCTGCGGAGCGGGCGCAGTGGCGCCAGCGATTCGGCATTCGCGACGACGAAATCGTCTGGCTTGGCGGCTCCACCTTTCCCGGCGAGGAAGCGGCGCTGGCTTGCGTTTTCTCGGCGCTATGCAAGGAAGGATTTCCCTTGCGGCTTCTCATCGCTCCGCGCCACGTAGAGCGCGCGGCGGAGATCGAACGGGAACTGAAAGAGATGGGGTTTTCTCTTATTCGCCGTTCCCAAATCGGCGATAGTTATTCTCCCAGCGATCCCGCGCCCATCATTCTTTTAGATACGATCGGCGAACTGCGCCGCGTCTATTCCGCCGCCGATATCGTCTTTATGGGCAAGTCGCTCTGCGGCAAAGGCGGACAGAATCCTCTCGAACCGGCGGCATGGGGGCGTCCGATTTTTTATGGCGAGAACATGCAAAATTTCCGCGACGTTTCCGCCCTGCTGCTGCGCGCCGGGGCCGCCCGCTGCGTCAAGAACGAAGGGGAATTGATCGAAGCAGGCCGGGCGCTATGCGAATCGCCGCAACAGCGCGAAGAGATGGGGCGGCGCGCCCAAGAGATCGTCCGCTCCAACCGGGGCGCCTTGCAGCGGATCATGGAAACGCTAGCCCCAGCGTTGGATCGGGCGGCGGGACGGTCGCGATGA
- the lpxK gene encoding tetraacyldisaccharide 4'-kinase, which translates to MIGGHSLYRAWRRLAYENCGPLRWAAPILAPCSWIYALAASNKRRLRRWGILPSRALPLPVVSVGNLTVGGVGKTPFSLFLAEGFIRRGLRPAILFRGYRRRSTESIILGSNDFDKNKIQEYGDESALLSWISNTPIGIGRDRYAVGKRLLERWPCDVIILDDGFQHNQLQRVCDIVMLDAAAPLGNGYCLPYGPLREPPSVLSAADALVFHGDQFDEAWMDRLRLHQPHFMGNLNWVDILSLEHWFDKKYSKGVPLAEWSGSEVVLLSGIGSPDRFHKQALAYGLKIVVHIVFPDHHWYTPEEAASISRRGPVLMTEKDAIRLLALDVPPMKNTFVVRARWRMKDEDCFWQWLMLKIGFDYRPPSSVSSQQE; encoded by the coding sequence ATGATCGGCGGCCATTCTCTTTATCGCGCCTGGCGGCGGCTGGCTTACGAGAATTGCGGCCCTTTGCGTTGGGCTGCTCCCATTCTGGCGCCATGTTCTTGGATTTACGCGCTGGCGGCGTCAAACAAAAGACGGCTGCGGCGATGGGGGATTTTACCATCCCGCGCCTTGCCGCTTCCTGTCGTTTCTGTCGGCAATCTGACCGTGGGCGGCGTGGGTAAAACGCCTTTCAGCTTGTTTCTCGCGGAAGGATTCATTCGCCGTGGACTGCGCCCCGCGATTCTCTTTCGCGGATACCGACGCCGATCTACGGAGTCAATCATTCTTGGTTCGAACGATTTCGATAAGAACAAAATTCAAGAATATGGCGATGAATCGGCCTTATTGTCATGGATATCCAATACGCCGATCGGCATAGGACGCGACCGCTATGCCGTAGGCAAGCGCTTGTTGGAGCGATGGCCATGCGATGTTATTATTCTTGACGATGGCTTCCAGCACAACCAATTGCAGCGGGTCTGCGATATCGTCATGCTGGACGCCGCCGCGCCGCTGGGCAACGGCTATTGCCTGCCTTACGGTCCCTTGCGCGAGCCGCCGTCCGTTCTCTCCGCTGCCGATGCGTTAGTCTTTCATGGCGATCAATTCGACGAGGCTTGGATGGATCGGCTACGTTTGCATCAACCTCATTTCATGGGAAATCTGAATTGGGTGGATATCCTTTCTTTAGAGCATTGGTTTGATAAAAAATATTCAAAGGGCGTTCCTCTGGCGGAGTGGAGCGGAAGCGAGGTTGTTCTGCTATCCGGCATCGGTTCGCCGGATCGTTTTCATAAACAAGCGCTAGCTTACGGCTTGAAAATTGTAGTTCATATTGTCTTTCCCGATCATCATTGGTATACGCCAGAAGAAGCCGCATCGATCTCACGGCGCGGACCAGTTCTCATGACGGAAAAGGACGCCATCCGCCTATTGGCGCTGGATGTTCCTCCAATGAAGAACACTTTTGTTGTTAGGGCGCGTTGGAGGATGAAAGATGAGGATTGCTTTTGGCAATGGCTGATGCTTAAGATTGGCTTCGATTATCGTCCGCCTTCTTCTGTATCTTCGCAGCAAGAATAA
- a CDS encoding ADP-dependent glucokinase/phosphofructokinase, which produces MPSWETLYRNAYERGVVRIQSLKGVACAFHSVLDGLIRLTPDWLHSLLNANPSLKQAALKGCGGDIPLEIMSPKDFIQGLFSSLAKGAALQRMIRSEATYRWALETFGPGQLRLGGTSGNMARSLSPLGIPVTVYANPLTRELAELFGDDESLSVIVKENEEFVLRRPKQAARESGVFAIHWIMEYSADFSMELDGVIIRPGRANRYIPSWNPRNNQFRMSEEFAEGFLSLIDSYSHLLFSGFHILSEQYPDGSTCADVVRPLGDYLLQVRKKASRLRIHLEFASIASPKVRGAVLEHIVPNVHSLGCNETELPLLIDSLGGAPLAEKLRVQPSAMDFCWALALVLRETGLERIHFHNLGYYLCMEKSPWTSASSSRDALLLSAIMAAARAKNGLFSRLGDIEAGLSESIGKAGLEQLQLLAERWEQPSIREEGLGTCEGFVLSAIPAKVVKNPLFTVGLGDTISAGAFLTA; this is translated from the coding sequence ATGCCATCGTGGGAAACATTATACCGAAACGCCTATGAGCGAGGCGTCGTGCGCATCCAGTCGCTGAAAGGCGTCGCCTGCGCTTTTCATTCCGTATTGGACGGCTTGATTCGTCTTACTCCGGATTGGCTGCATTCGCTTTTAAACGCAAATCCCTCTCTTAAACAAGCGGCGCTCAAAGGATGCGGAGGCGATATTCCTCTTGAGATCATGAGTCCGAAAGATTTTATCCAAGGCCTATTCAGTTCGCTGGCGAAAGGCGCGGCCTTGCAGCGCATGATCCGTTCCGAAGCGACGTACCGCTGGGCATTGGAAACATTTGGGCCAGGGCAATTGCGGCTGGGCGGCACTTCGGGAAACATGGCGCGTTCGCTCTCTCCGTTGGGCATTCCCGTTACCGTCTATGCCAATCCGTTGACTCGCGAACTGGCGGAACTTTTTGGCGACGACGAATCTCTCAGCGTCATCGTGAAGGAGAATGAAGAATTCGTCTTGCGCAGGCCGAAACAGGCGGCGCGGGAAAGCGGCGTCTTCGCCATTCATTGGATAATGGAATACAGCGCCGATTTCTCGATGGAACTGGACGGCGTCATAATTCGTCCAGGCCGGGCGAATCGCTATATCCCCTCCTGGAATCCGCGCAACAATCAATTTCGCATGAGCGAGGAATTCGCCGAAGGCTTTTTATCGTTGATCGATTCCTACAGCCATTTGCTTTTTTCGGGATTTCATATCCTTTCCGAACAGTATCCCGATGGTTCGACGTGCGCGGACGTAGTTCGCCCATTAGGCGATTATCTGCTCCAAGTGCGAAAGAAAGCGTCGAGGTTGAGGATTCATTTGGAATTCGCTTCCATCGCTTCACCCAAAGTGCGGGGCGCCGTGTTGGAGCATATCGTTCCCAACGTTCATAGTCTGGGCTGCAACGAGACGGAACTGCCGCTGCTCATCGACAGCCTGGGCGGCGCCCCGCTGGCGGAGAAACTGCGCGTCCAGCCTTCAGCGATGGATTTCTGCTGGGCGTTGGCGCTTGTCTTGCGAGAAACGGGATTGGAGCGCATTCATTTTCACAACCTTGGCTACTATCTTTGTATGGAAAAATCGCCGTGGACATCGGCCTCCTCTTCCCGCGACGCTTTGCTCCTATCGGCAATCATGGCGGCGGCGCGGGCGAAGAACGGTTTGTTCTCGCGTCTTGGCGATATCGAAGCGGGATTGTCGGAATCCATCGGCAAGGCCGGATTGGAACAATTGCAATTATTGGCGGAAAGATGGGAGCAGCCGTCTATTCGGGAAGAAGGTTTGGGAACATGCGAAGGATTCGTTTTAAGCGCTATTCCTGCGAAGGTGGTAAAAAATCCTTTGTTTACCGTTGGATTAGGGGATACTATATCGGCGGGCGCTTTTTTAACGGCGTAG